GTAGGGCTGATGATAGCAGCGTTGCAATTCCAAACTTGATCATGGGAGTCACTCCTTATTCGGCCAGTTCTTGGTGCCTCGCGTAACGATCGGTTGATTCTCTTTTGGACTTTATAGGGTCACAGGTTGAGGTGTGGTTCTGGATATTAAAGGTATGAAATGATTGATATTTGTACCAAATCGTTGGGTGTGGTTGCGGTCAACGAGGTCTGTTCGAGAAGCTTACCGCAACCTCCGGGAGCGGAGGAAAGACAGCAGTGCTTTTGGGTCATCCGTGATGATCCCATCCACACCACAGGAGATTAAATACTCCCAATCAGCTTCCGTATTAGCCGTATAAGGCACGACCTTTGTACCGATTTTGTGTGCCGCTGCGACTGCCTCCTTGGTGACCCAGTCGAGGTGAGGCGAAAGAACATCGGCATGGGTTGATTTTATGACGCTAAGCCAATCCGGAAAATTTGGCGCCAAAAGTGCCGCTGTCCGTATTGAGGGGAGTATTTTTTTAGCGGCGACGACGACGCGATGATCGAACGACTGAATCACAATCCGGTCAATCAGGCCGTATTTTTGGGCGAGATCGCCTATGGCTTTACTGATCGTTTCCGGTGCATGCAACTCATTGGCATAACGAGGTACAGTCTTGGCCTCAATCTGCAGCCGGATATGTTTGGCCTTGGGGGTG
The window above is part of the Deltaproteobacteria bacterium genome. Proteins encoded here:
- a CDS encoding glycerophosphodiester phosphodiesterase; translated protein: TPKAKHIRLQIEAKTVPRYANELHAPETISKAIGDLAQKYGLIDRIVIQSFDHRVVVAAKKILPSIRTAALLAPNFPDWLSVIKSTHADVLSPHLDWVTKEAVAAAHKIGTKVVPYTANTEADWEYLISCGVDGIITDDPKALLSFLRSRRLR